One stretch of Roseimicrobium sp. ORNL1 DNA includes these proteins:
- a CDS encoding GntR family transcriptional regulator — translation MFDEASPSPRTLTEETAQRLRQDIIQGVTPPGTRLAEAAVAKQLGVSRVPVREALVTLEREGLVSFSATGRAFVKDLTPQDFEELFLLRLALEPLSARLAAPQLRVDANLLELNIRETARAKSLKDVTSLDLDFHQIILEASNQPRLVRLWTSLRPELELWLSRLHRNHQMQTHATRQMTVEAHQGMLACFREETSASAEKITRQHIVGWREWLPSPGDASSA, via the coding sequence ATGTTCGACGAAGCCTCTCCATCACCCCGCACGCTCACGGAAGAAACCGCGCAGCGCTTGCGCCAGGACATCATCCAAGGGGTGACTCCTCCCGGCACCCGGCTCGCGGAGGCGGCCGTGGCGAAGCAACTCGGAGTGAGCAGGGTGCCAGTGCGTGAGGCCCTCGTCACGCTGGAGCGCGAGGGACTTGTCTCGTTCAGCGCCACGGGCCGCGCGTTCGTTAAGGATCTCACGCCGCAGGACTTTGAGGAGCTCTTTCTGCTGCGCCTCGCGCTCGAGCCTCTCTCCGCACGCCTCGCTGCACCACAGCTCCGGGTGGATGCGAATCTGCTGGAACTAAACATTCGGGAGACCGCGCGGGCCAAATCTCTGAAGGACGTCACCTCCCTGGACCTCGACTTTCACCAGATCATTCTCGAGGCTTCCAACCAACCCCGCCTTGTGCGCCTCTGGACGTCGCTGCGTCCCGAGCTGGAGCTGTGGCTTTCGCGCCTGCATCGCAATCACCAGATGCAGACCCATGCGACGCGCCAGATGACGGTGGAAGCCCACCAAGGGATGCTGGCTTGCTTTCGTGAAGAGACATCCGCCTCAGCGGAAAAGATAACGCGGCAGCACATCGTCGGCTGGCGCGAATGGCTGCCGTCACCTGGAGACGCATCTTCGGCATGA
- a CDS encoding DUF1553 domain-containing protein: MLRAVMPSVFLMLPATLLAAPVDFTRDVRPIFEKHCHECHGTEKQKNGFRLDVKQEAFTSGDAHAPNLLPGKSAESPLFLFISGLDDKVQMPPKAKGTRLTAAEVATIRQWIDEGAVWPDGIDTAQVEDRMDWWAFKPLVKLAVPLPRDGDSPDSTQNAIDVIVEAKLREHRAAPAQEADARTLIRRLSYDLIGLPPSPEEVEAFAREQSSGDADQREKNYAALVDRLLASPRYGERWARHWLDLVHYGETHGYDKDKPRLNAWPYRDYVIRAFNEDKPYERFVEEQIAGDVLHPGTADSIVALGFIAAGPWDLIGHAEVPESKIDGRIARHLDRDDMVQNTMGAFTSLTVGCAQCHNHKFDPISQGDYYSLQAVFAALDRADRKYFADPDLTKRYATLEARQRDLTSKQKVVDEKLTSLGGQTLAKLNENIEAAKKRGKGNLRAEFGYHSAIAPTQDSVKWVQVDLGRSVVLDKVVLRPCYDDFNGVGAGFGFPLRYRVEASDDETFQKDVIHLVAHETQDVPSPGTSPIVIQTNGATARFIRVTATRLAPRKNDYIFALAEVQAIDTANHNAAEGATVTALDSIEAPPRWRKVNLVDAISPVEDEGGNLAALQAERERFLATLGDAALHRELSQMKQELAEVSKALAAFPKPDVVYAGTIHHGTGAFAGTGAQNGKPRPIYLLKRGDVKTPAQEASPGAISAISLKFHLPARFTLSDLADEGSRRAALARWITARENPLTWRSIVNRVWQHHFGRALVDTPNDFGRMGAKPTNPALLDWLAVTFRDDMHGSLKQLHKLIVMSRTYRQSSHVPHAGDIAARDGDNLLLWRQNRRKLDAECVRDSVLAVAGKLDLTMGGPSFQDFVIEKPQHSPHYEYNLHDPNDPKSHRRSIYRFIVRSQQQPFMTTLDCADPSMRVDKRNESISPLQALALKNNGLTVTMADHFANRVQRETSGKEAQVQRAVALSLCRPATTEEIPTLTAYAEEHGMANLCRLLMNLNEFNFVD, translated from the coding sequence ATGCTCCGCGCCGTGATGCCCAGTGTGTTTTTGATGCTGCCTGCCACCCTGCTGGCGGCGCCGGTGGATTTTACCCGGGATGTGCGACCCATCTTTGAAAAGCACTGCCATGAGTGCCATGGGACCGAAAAGCAGAAGAATGGCTTCCGACTGGACGTGAAGCAGGAAGCTTTCACCAGCGGCGATGCTCATGCCCCCAATCTCCTGCCCGGGAAGAGTGCAGAGAGTCCCTTGTTTCTTTTCATCAGCGGCCTGGATGACAAGGTCCAGATGCCACCCAAGGCAAAGGGCACCCGGCTCACTGCCGCAGAGGTGGCCACCATCAGGCAGTGGATCGATGAAGGCGCTGTATGGCCGGACGGAATCGACACGGCTCAGGTAGAGGACCGCATGGATTGGTGGGCCTTCAAGCCGTTGGTGAAACTGGCAGTGCCACTCCCACGTGATGGAGATTCTCCCGACTCAACTCAGAATGCGATTGACGTCATCGTGGAGGCCAAACTTCGCGAGCATCGCGCAGCACCGGCCCAAGAGGCTGATGCGCGCACGTTGATTCGCCGTTTGAGTTATGACCTCATCGGCCTGCCACCCTCGCCTGAAGAGGTCGAGGCATTTGCCCGTGAGCAATCTTCGGGGGATGCCGACCAGCGTGAAAAGAACTATGCAGCGCTCGTGGATCGCCTTCTCGCGTCACCTCGATATGGGGAGCGCTGGGCACGTCATTGGCTCGATCTCGTGCACTACGGCGAGACCCATGGGTACGACAAGGACAAGCCACGCCTCAATGCCTGGCCGTACCGGGACTATGTGATCCGCGCCTTCAACGAGGATAAGCCCTACGAGCGTTTCGTGGAGGAGCAGATCGCTGGAGATGTGCTGCACCCCGGCACTGCGGACAGCATTGTGGCACTGGGCTTCATCGCAGCGGGACCGTGGGATCTCATCGGTCATGCTGAGGTGCCCGAATCAAAAATCGATGGCAGGATCGCCCGCCACCTGGATCGGGATGACATGGTGCAGAATACCATGGGCGCTTTCACTTCGCTCACGGTGGGCTGCGCACAGTGCCACAATCACAAGTTCGACCCCATCTCCCAGGGGGACTACTATTCCCTTCAAGCCGTCTTCGCCGCCCTCGATCGCGCTGACAGGAAGTACTTCGCCGATCCCGATCTGACGAAGCGCTATGCGACCCTGGAAGCCAGGCAGCGGGATCTGACTTCGAAGCAAAAAGTGGTCGACGAGAAACTAACGTCACTCGGTGGCCAGACGCTTGCAAAGCTCAATGAGAACATCGAGGCCGCAAAGAAACGAGGCAAAGGCAACCTGCGTGCAGAGTTCGGTTACCACAGCGCCATTGCACCCACCCAGGACAGCGTGAAGTGGGTGCAGGTGGACCTCGGCCGCAGTGTTGTGCTGGACAAAGTGGTCCTGCGTCCTTGCTATGACGACTTCAACGGCGTCGGCGCCGGGTTTGGCTTCCCGCTTCGCTATCGTGTGGAAGCCTCTGATGACGAGACGTTCCAGAAGGACGTCATTCACCTCGTCGCACATGAAACGCAGGATGTGCCCAGCCCCGGAACCTCTCCCATTGTCATCCAGACGAACGGAGCCACCGCACGGTTCATTCGCGTCACCGCCACACGTCTCGCGCCGCGCAAGAATGACTACATTTTTGCGCTGGCAGAGGTGCAGGCGATCGATACCGCCAATCACAATGCGGCCGAGGGCGCCACCGTCACCGCGTTGGATTCCATCGAGGCACCTCCGCGCTGGAGGAAGGTCAACCTGGTGGATGCCATCTCCCCCGTGGAGGACGAAGGCGGGAACCTCGCCGCGTTGCAAGCCGAACGGGAACGATTCCTCGCCACTCTCGGAGATGCAGCATTGCATCGCGAGTTGAGTCAAATGAAGCAGGAACTCGCGGAAGTCAGCAAGGCACTAGCTGCTTTTCCCAAGCCTGATGTGGTGTACGCGGGTACGATACACCACGGGACTGGAGCATTTGCAGGCACAGGCGCCCAGAACGGGAAACCCCGCCCCATTTATCTCCTGAAGCGCGGTGATGTAAAGACTCCCGCCCAAGAGGCGAGTCCCGGAGCCATCTCTGCCATTTCGCTCAAATTCCACCTGCCCGCACGCTTCACTCTTTCTGACCTCGCCGATGAAGGTTCACGTCGTGCTGCGCTGGCAAGGTGGATCACCGCTCGCGAAAATCCACTCACGTGGCGCAGCATCGTGAACCGCGTGTGGCAGCATCATTTCGGGCGGGCGCTGGTGGATACACCGAATGACTTCGGACGCATGGGAGCAAAGCCCACGAATCCCGCTTTGCTGGACTGGCTCGCGGTCACCTTCCGCGATGACATGCACGGCTCATTGAAACAGCTCCACAAGCTCATCGTCATGAGCCGCACCTACCGGCAGTCCTCCCATGTTCCACACGCAGGCGACATCGCCGCACGCGATGGAGACAATCTGCTGCTCTGGCGGCAGAACCGCCGCAAGCTCGATGCCGAGTGTGTGCGTGACTCAGTGCTCGCCGTTGCCGGCAAACTGGATCTCACCATGGGCGGGCCCAGCTTCCAGGACTTCGTGATCGAGAAGCCTCAGCACTCGCCGCACTACGAATACAACCTCCACGACCCGAACGATCCCAAGTCGCACCGCCGCAGCATCTACCGCTTCATTGTGCGCTCGCAGCAGCAACCATTCATGACTACGCTCGACTGTGCGGATCCCTCCATGCGAGTGGACAAGCGGAATGAATCCATCAGTCCGCTTCAGGCGCTCGCGCTCAAGAACAACGGTCTCACGGTGACCATGGCTGACCATTTCGCGAACCGCGTGCAGCGCGAGACCAGCGGAAAGGAAGCACAAGTGCAGCGCGCCGTGGCCCTGTCCTTATGCCGTCCTGCAACCACTGAGGAGATTCCAACCCTCACCGCCTACGCAGAGGAGCATGGCATGGCGAACCTTTGCCGACTTCTGATGAATCTGAATGAGTTCAACTTCGTGGACTGA
- a CDS encoding DUF1501 domain-containing protein: MTRRELLSTSGQGFGIIALASLLGSEGLLASSPSSACTRPPKARRVIQLFMAGAASHIDLFDYKPVLVKRHGEASDFGEQVEAFQNGLGPWKKPVWDFRPYGRCSKMISDVVAPLGDCVDDIAFVHNLVGKTSVHSQGTLLQATGFNLPGFPGMGSWVSYGLGSLSENLPAFVVLPDHRGFASNGPKNWDSAFLPSQHAGTVIYPGAETPISDLFPHKAGRYITPRAETDGLSLLGQMNRQHASSREDDARLESRIRSYELAAKMQLAAPEALDISREPAYIREMYGIRDGGSAWPSDINPAEEADIMGRKCLAARRLLERGVRFVQIWSGNDNGFPRRNWDSHEDIERDHGPLAWGMAKAVGALIRDLKQRGLLEDTLILWTTEFGRMPSTQGGRGRDHNPYVFTNWLCGGGIKGGITYGESDQWGYKPLDRDNPTLVYDIHATMLHLLGIDHEKLTVRHNGIDRRLTDVHGHVIRELVS; this comes from the coding sequence ATGACACGCCGCGAGCTGCTCTCGACCAGCGGGCAGGGATTCGGCATCATCGCGCTCGCTTCGTTACTAGGCAGCGAAGGCCTTCTCGCCTCAAGCCCATCATCAGCCTGCACCCGCCCTCCCAAAGCCCGCCGCGTCATCCAGCTCTTCATGGCGGGCGCGGCGAGCCACATTGACCTTTTCGACTACAAACCGGTGCTGGTGAAGCGGCACGGCGAAGCATCCGACTTCGGCGAGCAAGTGGAAGCATTTCAAAATGGCCTTGGTCCATGGAAAAAGCCCGTGTGGGACTTCCGCCCATACGGACGCTGTAGCAAGATGATCAGCGATGTGGTGGCTCCGCTGGGTGATTGCGTGGATGACATAGCTTTTGTGCACAATCTGGTCGGCAAGACCAGTGTCCATTCCCAAGGCACACTGCTGCAAGCGACCGGGTTCAATCTGCCCGGCTTTCCCGGCATGGGTTCATGGGTGAGCTACGGACTTGGATCGCTCAGCGAAAATCTGCCTGCGTTCGTCGTCTTGCCAGATCATCGCGGGTTCGCTTCCAATGGTCCAAAGAATTGGGACTCGGCCTTTCTTCCCTCCCAGCACGCGGGCACGGTTATCTACCCTGGTGCTGAGACACCCATTTCCGATCTGTTCCCCCACAAAGCAGGGCGCTACATCACTCCGCGCGCGGAGACAGATGGGCTCTCCCTGCTCGGTCAGATGAATCGACAACACGCGTCATCCCGCGAGGATGATGCGCGACTCGAGTCTCGCATTCGCAGCTATGAACTCGCGGCGAAGATGCAGCTCGCAGCGCCTGAGGCACTCGACATCTCACGCGAGCCCGCCTACATTCGCGAGATGTATGGCATCCGGGATGGCGGCAGTGCATGGCCCTCGGATATCAACCCAGCGGAAGAGGCAGACATCATGGGCCGCAAATGTCTCGCTGCACGGCGCCTGCTGGAGCGCGGCGTGCGCTTTGTGCAGATCTGGAGCGGCAACGACAACGGCTTCCCACGACGCAACTGGGACTCACACGAAGACATCGAGCGCGACCACGGGCCGCTCGCCTGGGGCATGGCCAAGGCGGTGGGCGCACTCATTCGCGATCTGAAGCAACGTGGTTTGCTGGAGGACACCCTCATTCTCTGGACCACCGAATTCGGCCGCATGCCCAGCACTCAGGGCGGCAGAGGGCGCGATCACAATCCCTATGTCTTCACCAACTGGCTCTGCGGCGGTGGCATCAAGGGAGGCATCACGTATGGCGAGAGCGATCAGTGGGGCTACAAGCCACTCGATCGTGACAACCCCACGCTGGTATATGACATCCATGCCACCATGCTGCATCTGCTGGGGATCGATCATGAAAAGCTCACGGTGCGGCACAATGGCATCGATCGTCGCCTGACCGATGTTCACGGGCATGTGATTCGTGAATTAGTTTCCTGA
- a CDS encoding DUF1501 domain-containing protein, with the protein MSAPFSPSMMSRREVLQRCGAGFGMLGLASLLHQQQAQAGSSEAHPLAAKRPHFPARAKYVIQILANGGPGQMDTFDPKPELTKYHGQRLPVHFATERPTGAALASPFKFQRYGQSGMEVSELFAPLAERHADDLCVIRSMHTDVPIHESSLRLMNCGASIMARPSIGAWVTYGLGTENQNLPGFVVLVPKGMPVAGADNWQSSFLPGSYQGTYIETQDRKPQDLIENLRNPVLSPDEQHDQLAFVERINRRHLAMRSEPVLEARIHSFETAFRMQTSATDAFDIEREPAHVRQMYGDTPQAKQMLIARRLIERGVRFVQVWHGTLQPWDSHNNIESEHRRLAAESCQGITALLTDLKQRGLFEETLIIWGGEFGRTPTVELTQDAAVKPTAGRDHNNHGFTMWLAGGGAKGGTVYGATDDFGFKAVKDRVHVHDLQATVLHLLGIDHTRLVYRHSGRDFRLTDVHGEVVKALLA; encoded by the coding sequence ATGAGCGCCCCCTTCTCACCCAGCATGATGAGCCGCCGCGAAGTGTTGCAGCGTTGTGGCGCAGGCTTTGGCATGCTTGGCCTCGCTTCCCTCCTGCACCAGCAGCAGGCACAGGCCGGGAGTTCCGAGGCTCATCCCCTCGCCGCGAAGCGCCCTCACTTCCCCGCCCGGGCAAAGTATGTCATCCAAATCCTTGCAAACGGCGGTCCGGGCCAGATGGACACCTTCGATCCGAAGCCGGAGCTTACGAAATACCATGGGCAACGTCTGCCGGTGCACTTCGCCACGGAGCGCCCCACCGGTGCCGCGCTGGCATCGCCCTTCAAGTTTCAGCGCTACGGGCAATCTGGCATGGAAGTGAGCGAGCTCTTCGCTCCACTCGCGGAACGGCACGCGGATGATCTCTGCGTGATTCGCTCCATGCACACGGATGTGCCCATCCATGAGAGCTCGCTACGCCTCATGAACTGCGGCGCGAGCATCATGGCGCGGCCGAGCATCGGCGCCTGGGTCACCTATGGTCTCGGCACGGAGAACCAGAACCTGCCCGGCTTTGTCGTGCTCGTGCCCAAAGGCATGCCCGTCGCTGGTGCGGACAACTGGCAGTCATCCTTCCTCCCGGGCTCCTATCAGGGCACCTACATCGAGACGCAGGATCGCAAGCCCCAGGACTTGATCGAGAATCTGCGCAATCCTGTGCTCTCGCCGGACGAGCAGCACGATCAGCTCGCCTTTGTGGAGCGCATCAACCGGCGTCATCTCGCCATGAGGTCGGAGCCGGTGCTGGAAGCGCGCATTCACAGCTTCGAGACCGCCTTCCGCATGCAAACGTCCGCCACCGATGCCTTCGACATCGAGCGCGAACCCGCCCACGTGCGGCAGATGTATGGTGATACACCACAGGCAAAGCAGATGCTCATTGCTCGTCGTCTCATCGAGCGAGGTGTGCGCTTTGTGCAGGTGTGGCACGGCACGCTGCAACCCTGGGACAGCCACAACAACATTGAGTCCGAACATCGCAGGCTGGCGGCGGAAAGCTGCCAGGGCATCACGGCGCTGCTCACCGACCTGAAGCAGCGCGGTTTGTTTGAGGAGACACTCATCATCTGGGGTGGCGAGTTTGGCCGCACACCCACGGTGGAACTCACCCAGGACGCCGCCGTGAAACCCACGGCGGGACGTGACCACAATAATCACGGCTTCACCATGTGGCTTGCCGGTGGTGGTGCGAAAGGCGGCACGGTGTACGGAGCCACCGATGACTTCGGCTTCAAGGCAGTGAAGGACCGGGTGCATGTGCATGACCTCCAGGCCACGGTGCTGCACCTGTTGGGTATCGATCACACCAGATTGGTATATCGCCACTCCGGCCGCGATTTCCGGCTCACAGATGTGCACGGCGAGGTGGTGAAGGCTCTGCTGGCGTAG
- a CDS encoding PSD1 and planctomycete cytochrome C domain-containing protein, whose protein sequence is MRLKFHRWILCSAGLSLSLGLASLHAAAEGAEEGTAFFEKEVRPLLERRCFECHSHAGGKAKGGLVLDSKTGWQTGGETGPALVPGNLEKSTLIRAVRHVDDALKMPPREKLRAEEIAVLEKWVSMGAPDPRQSGVAVAHAKKGIDVDAGRKHWSYQPVKAPPVPNTRNENASTISNDIDAFVTSRLEKEGLHASPRADAHVLIRRLHFDLLGIPPTFAEVEAFANDQSPDAYAKLVDQLLRRPEYGQRWGRHWLDVARYADTIEQSVDGERRIPFAHTYRDYVVDALNADTPFDRMILEQLAADRIPDGDLRALGFLTVGRQFRSNADGPMLVIDDRIDVVGRGFMGMTLACARCHDHKFDPVPTADYYSLSGILGSVEEPIDLPEVGHSTTDEAALKPYLEQRAKLLSDWEAHVDKCLASSNAHFRTMATEYLRYLVRCSSNHRTTEGYIPLDTPSGLLFYQAPPRWEALLEKSKATDEPFFKLWHQCMALPRDGFAEKARAVLTDMRTSPDAHHPWVVSAFAGEAPKDMLAVADSYGRLIQEALKSDTPEGKGIVALIYGPDSPVPPAGREEIIEDIPRFLTEKRLVHRSEGEAGTKILTSLSALEATAPVERAMAVRVSARPMDPRILIRGDMKRPGTLVPRRFLSVLSDVDARTYEDDGRLQLAQSIASRRNPLTARVIVNRVWQHHFGTGLVATTDDFGVMGEKPVHPELLDHLASWFMDHRWSLKALHRYMLTSATWQQSSAWRADDGAKDPGNRLLWRMAPRRLEFEPLRDSLLQAAGQLDIREGGRGQPLTNSNLRRALYGYTDRFRIPALMRNFDVANPDTSISRRSETLVPLQALYLMNNPFVREQAKALVQRKEVSAASTTVDQVQRVFQLALSRNPDAVELDASMTFLDGAQWEDPSGRRKWESFAQGLLLSNEFVFVD, encoded by the coding sequence ATGCGTCTGAAATTCCATCGCTGGATTCTCTGCAGTGCAGGCCTGAGCCTGAGCCTTGGGCTGGCGTCGCTACATGCCGCAGCGGAAGGTGCTGAGGAAGGCACCGCCTTTTTCGAAAAGGAGGTGCGCCCACTACTGGAGCGTCGCTGCTTTGAATGCCACTCGCACGCAGGAGGAAAAGCAAAAGGCGGACTGGTGCTGGACTCCAAGACAGGGTGGCAGACCGGCGGTGAGACAGGGCCTGCCCTGGTGCCAGGCAACCTGGAAAAGAGCACCCTCATTCGTGCGGTGCGTCACGTGGACGATGCGCTGAAGATGCCTCCGCGTGAGAAGCTCCGCGCGGAGGAGATCGCCGTACTGGAAAAATGGGTGTCCATGGGCGCACCGGATCCGCGGCAGAGCGGTGTAGCCGTCGCGCACGCCAAGAAGGGAATCGATGTGGATGCCGGGCGTAAACACTGGTCCTACCAGCCTGTAAAAGCACCGCCCGTTCCGAACACGCGAAATGAAAATGCATCCACCATCAGCAATGACATCGATGCCTTCGTCACGTCGCGATTGGAGAAGGAAGGCCTGCATGCTTCTCCTCGTGCCGATGCCCACGTCTTGATCCGCCGGCTGCATTTCGATCTGCTCGGCATTCCGCCCACCTTCGCCGAGGTTGAGGCTTTCGCTAACGACCAGAGTCCCGATGCCTATGCGAAGCTGGTGGATCAATTGCTCCGCAGACCGGAATACGGCCAGCGCTGGGGACGGCACTGGCTGGATGTGGCGCGCTATGCGGATACCATCGAGCAATCGGTGGACGGCGAGCGGCGCATTCCCTTTGCGCACACCTATCGTGACTATGTGGTGGATGCCCTCAATGCGGATACGCCCTTCGATAGGATGATTCTGGAGCAACTCGCTGCGGACCGTATTCCAGATGGCGATCTCCGCGCGTTGGGCTTCCTCACCGTAGGGCGGCAGTTCCGCTCCAATGCGGATGGCCCCATGCTGGTGATTGATGACCGCATTGACGTGGTGGGCCGTGGCTTCATGGGCATGACCCTCGCCTGTGCACGGTGCCACGATCACAAGTTCGATCCTGTCCCAACAGCGGACTATTACTCTCTCTCGGGTATTCTCGGGAGTGTGGAGGAGCCGATTGATCTGCCGGAGGTTGGGCACAGCACAACTGATGAAGCGGCGCTCAAGCCTTATCTAGAACAGCGGGCGAAGCTGCTCTCGGACTGGGAAGCGCATGTGGACAAGTGCCTCGCCAGTTCCAACGCCCACTTCCGTACCATGGCCACGGAGTACCTGCGCTACCTCGTGCGGTGCTCGTCCAACCACCGCACCACGGAAGGTTACATACCTTTGGATACACCATCCGGGCTGCTCTTCTACCAGGCGCCCCCACGCTGGGAGGCGCTGCTTGAGAAGAGCAAAGCTACAGACGAGCCGTTCTTCAAGCTGTGGCATCAGTGCATGGCACTGCCTCGAGATGGCTTCGCAGAGAAAGCACGGGCCGTACTGACCGACATGCGTACCTCCCCAGATGCGCACCATCCATGGGTCGTATCCGCTTTCGCCGGCGAGGCTCCCAAGGACATGCTGGCCGTGGCGGATTCCTACGGCAGGCTCATTCAAGAAGCCTTGAAGTCCGACACGCCAGAAGGGAAAGGCATTGTCGCACTCATCTATGGCCCAGATTCACCGGTGCCTCCCGCAGGGCGCGAAGAAATCATCGAGGACATTCCCAGATTCCTCACGGAGAAGCGGCTGGTACATCGCAGCGAGGGTGAGGCAGGCACCAAGATTCTCACCAGTCTCAGCGCCCTTGAGGCCACGGCACCCGTGGAGCGCGCCATGGCAGTGCGAGTGTCGGCAAGGCCCATGGATCCACGCATCCTCATCCGTGGGGATATGAAACGTCCCGGCACACTCGTACCGCGCCGCTTTCTCAGCGTCCTCTCAGACGTGGACGCTCGCACCTATGAAGATGACGGCAGGCTCCAGCTCGCCCAGTCGATTGCCAGCAGACGAAATCCCCTCACCGCGCGAGTGATCGTCAATCGCGTATGGCAGCATCACTTTGGCACCGGTTTGGTGGCCACCACGGATGACTTCGGCGTCATGGGGGAGAAACCAGTGCATCCAGAGCTGCTGGATCACCTGGCTTCGTGGTTCATGGATCACCGCTGGTCACTCAAGGCCCTGCATCGGTACATGCTCACCTCCGCCACGTGGCAGCAGAGTAGCGCCTGGCGCGCTGACGACGGAGCGAAGGATCCTGGCAACCGCCTCCTCTGGCGCATGGCTCCGCGGCGGCTGGAATTTGAGCCTTTGCGTGACTCCCTCCTACAGGCAGCCGGACAGCTCGATATCCGCGAAGGAGGACGCGGCCAGCCCCTCACCAATAGCAACCTACGCCGCGCTTTGTACGGATACACAGACCGCTTCCGTATCCCGGCACTGATGCGGAACTTCGATGTCGCGAATCCGGACACCTCGATCTCGCGACGCAGTGAAACGCTCGTGCCACTGCAGGCCCTGTATCTGATGAACAATCCCTTCGTGCGAGAGCAGGCAAAAGCCCTCGTGCAGCGCAAGGAGGTCTCCGCAGCGAGCACTACTGTGGATCAGGTACAGCGTGTGTTTCAGCTCGCCCTTTCCAGAAATCCAGATGCCGTGGAGCTCGATGCCTCCATGACCTTTCTCGATGGCGCACAGTGGGAGGATCCTTCCGGTCGTCGCAAGTGGGAGAGCTTCGCGCAGGGACTGCTCCTTTCGAATGAGTTCGTGTTTGTGGATTAA
- a CDS encoding sialidase family protein — MKRRHLILSCLSISAGSFAQEAATPSAEREPSDIQRVVAAKNVCAWPNLTLMKDGSIVAVLHNQPAHGLMEGDVECWASKDGTEWEKRSVITQHEPETIRMNHAAGLARNGDLIVLCSGWTNVKQPERPKQEPFRDAVLSNWIMRSSDGGRTWTKNTTFPGTDAGWSHYIPFGDIWVGEDGALHTSCYRGKLTSPERSFKIGNYESWHFRGDDDGHTWKAISIIGPKHNETDIFPLGGKRWMAAARVDAMELFTSDDNGATWIGPQRVTEKNEINGHLMRLKDDRLLLTYGVRVQGRRGVKAKLSSDDGKTWSEPVRVMRSDEGDCGYPSSVQRVDGKIVTAYYSRKAPEHDGYHMGVAIWAPPAGERK, encoded by the coding sequence ATGAAGCGCCGCCACCTCATCTTGTCGTGCCTCAGTATTTCCGCAGGATCCTTCGCCCAGGAAGCAGCAACACCATCTGCTGAACGCGAACCCTCGGACATCCAACGCGTCGTAGCCGCCAAAAATGTCTGTGCCTGGCCCAATCTCACGTTGATGAAGGACGGCAGCATCGTGGCTGTGCTGCACAACCAACCCGCTCACGGGCTGATGGAAGGTGATGTGGAATGCTGGGCCAGCAAAGATGGCACGGAGTGGGAGAAGCGTAGCGTCATCACCCAGCACGAACCGGAGACGATCCGCATGAACCACGCCGCGGGTCTCGCAAGGAATGGCGACCTCATCGTGCTGTGCTCCGGCTGGACCAATGTGAAGCAACCCGAGCGCCCCAAGCAGGAGCCCTTCCGCGATGCGGTACTCAGCAATTGGATCATGCGCTCAAGCGATGGTGGGAGGACCTGGACAAAGAACACGACCTTCCCCGGAACCGATGCCGGCTGGTCGCATTACATTCCGTTTGGCGACATCTGGGTGGGTGAAGATGGCGCCCTGCACACCTCATGCTACCGGGGTAAGCTGACGAGCCCCGAAAGGAGTTTCAAGATCGGCAACTACGAGTCCTGGCACTTCCGCGGTGACGACGACGGTCACACCTGGAAGGCCATATCCATCATCGGGCCAAAGCACAACGAGACGGATATCTTCCCGCTCGGCGGCAAACGCTGGATGGCTGCCGCGCGCGTCGATGCCATGGAACTCTTCACCTCGGACGACAACGGTGCCACGTGGATCGGTCCGCAACGCGTGACGGAAAAGAATGAAATCAACGGCCACCTCATGCGGCTGAAGGACGACCGTCTCCTGCTGACCTACGGCGTCCGCGTTCAGGGACGGCGTGGAGTGAAGGCGAAGCTCAGCAGCGATGACGGCAAGACCTGGAGCGAGCCTGTTCGGGTGATGCGCAGTGACGAAGGCGACTGCGGCTATCCGTCCAGCGTGCAGCGTGTGGACGGGAAGATCGTCACCGCTTACTACTCACGCAAAGCGCCAGAACACGACGGCTATCACATGGGCGTGGCGATATGGGCGCCGCCTGCCGGAGAAAGAAAATAA